Below is a window of Acanthochromis polyacanthus isolate Apoly-LR-REF ecotype Palm Island chromosome 15, KAUST_Apoly_ChrSc, whole genome shotgun sequence DNA.
gatgtcctggaacaattctctccttcgctttctgttgtccatgttcagtgtggtacacaccttttcaccaaacagcagggtgactacttgtctccctttaaataggcagactgactgattatgagtttggaaacacctgtgatgtcaattaaatgacacacctgagttaatcatgtcactctggtcaaatagttttcaatcttttatagaggtaccatcatttttgtccaggcctgtttcattagtttgtttttttaaataattatgttaatcaacaattcaaaagtaatggctgtttttgattatttaattttcaataaatttttatttattgttacttttgtgagtttcaagtgatttcagtgagaattgtgggtttttccttctttaactgaggggtaccaacaattttgtccacgtgtgtatattgtaagtgacaattttgtggtattttctaagattcacaagcgtcatggtacttgtgtccaaacttatggccatggctgtatgagAACAGAATATTAGCACTCTGGATGTTGACTTGTTGAATGTCACAGCTCCACCATTTGTCATCTGAGAAATTATTTCAGACAACAGCGAGTAAATGTGATCCTCTTTCAACCAACTTTCCCCTCAGGAAGACATGGACAACATTTCAAATGCAACATCAACAACCTCATGAACTTTCTGTGTCGCAATTGTGTGACTCATGACTGACTTGTGATTTATGACCCCAGTTTCACCTTGACCACTTCcttttctgtgtgtgagaacCGCCaatatacagggtgtccataaagtctctttgcagttttaggaatttattacaaaggcagTTGATAAGATGTCTAAAccacatttgttttattatgttGTCAAAGTTGTTTCTCCCTCATTTAATACACCTCTCTATGGGCACCACTAGTTACATGAAGCACATCAAGACGGTACTCGATTTCTTGCCATGTTCGCTGTAGCATTGCCTCATCAATGGAGGCAATGGCATCAGAAATCTTTTGCTGCAAGTCATTAATGTCCCGTGTCGTTGCTCGATACACGATATCCTTAACAAGACCCAATTGAAAGAAGTCCAAGGGAGTGATATCTGGTGATTGTGGTGGACAAGGAATTGGCGCATCCCTTCCAATCCACCATTCTGAGGAGTAGTAGCCATTTTTTAGGTTTCATTGTGATTACAAACTTTAATAAAcgattacaataaaacaattcTGGTCAAGATATCTTATCAATtgcctttgtaataaattcttaaaactgTCAAAAGACTTTTTGGATaccctgtacacacacacacgcacacgcacacacatataccgggctttgcaaaagttctgttacactcggtttcatgatctttagagacgtttacatgtcggagtgaaaaattccattaaataaactgaaagttctaccttataggcaggtgtccttaatacaattttttttctccggtgaagttgtatcaagatggaagtcaaaagagttgagatatctgctctcctttgtgctgaacatcagccggatgaccgtccacagagtcgcgtagaggctaaagaatggtgaagatctttcaggtcttcaccattcttgatagattactgaaagatcttcaccattcttgagcctctccgcgactctgtggacggtcatccggctgatgttcagctgcttggctctgtcagacttgtggccagcatgaaggagagcagatatctcaactcttttgacttccatcttgatacaacttcaccggagaaaaacatttgtattaaggacgcctgcctataaggtagaactttcagtttatttaatggaatttttcactccgacatgtaaacgtctctaaagatcatgaaaccgtgtaacagaacttttgcaaagcctggtATATATATTCACCTAGAAaaagtttgataaaatattgcATGCTGTATTTATGCTTTATTCAGTGGAGATATGTACATCAGCATTTACAGGATacttaataaatattttacctTGATTATCCTCATGTATCTCTGTTTTGTTGTAGGTAGCGTGATGTCCCTCATTGCAGGTTTAGTTTTTGGTGGATTTTCTGCTTACGGTGCCTGTAACGTCTCTAATGACCCAAAGGACATCCAGGTGTCACTGCGTAAGTCTAGCTAGGTTCATTCTTACATGCtacatttcagcttttcttaAATCAAAGGATAacggtgtttttgttttgttttttgttttagttgctGCAGGAGCCCTCGCAGTCGTCATGGGAATGAGATACAAGAAATCTGGGAAGCTAATGCCTGCTGGGATCATGTCAGGGCTAAGGTCAGAGTCAAATGTGCTTATCATGCAGGAAGAAATGCTTGAGGAAATCAAGAATTGTGAAAGCAGTTATTGCTGATTTAGTCATTGTTAATTTGCGGTCTCTTTGCTCACAGCTTGTTGATGGTGTTCCGGTTGTTGCTGCTGATCATGGCGTGACCGAGAGGAAAACTCTGAGCAGCCTGAGGCCTCTGTGGCTCTCAGTGAACAAAGCCTTGTTTTAAAGGAAGCATCATTCCCACTTATCACACTAAAACAAATCCTATAGCTTTTGGATGATCTCTTTACAGAAGAGGTCTTTTGCTAATTTTCCATACATCAGagctgtagttttttttctacatgagcctgtgtatgaatgtgtgattTATGAATAATGTTTTTGATTTATTCCCTCACACAACATTACTGACATTACCACAGCTTTATGGATGCTCAGCAGTGGCTTATATATACTACAATATCAGTTGTGCAGGCTGCTAAATGTGAGCTGAAACCTTCCAGATTAAACGATTAaatctgttttcttgtctgCTTTTGAGGGAAAAGAATTAAGCTATTATGTTTACAAATTTTGTAATaagataaaaactaaataaacattgatttatgtttaaaaaaaagtttgtttttttcttgtgtgcAAGGAACAAAGACACAGCAGCTCATCAAATATTCCTCAAATTAGAAATTTATTTAGTAGAAATCTTCACATTAGAACAAACATTTAATGTTAATGAATGATTACATAAATTCCTCTTTTGCGAAACAGATTCATTCGTCTGTGCTGGATAAGTGCAGTATTCATCTCAATATCAACCACTACATAAAATTGATTAACATGCCATAggtgctacatttgcatgctgACTGATAATGAATTATGTCACCCATGTGAGAAAAG
It encodes the following:
- the tmem14a gene encoding transmembrane protein 14A — its product is MAIDWIGFSYAAAVAFGGFMGYKRKGSVMSLIAGLVFGGFSAYGACNVSNDPKDIQVSLLAAGALAVVMGMRYKKSGKLMPAGIMSGLSLLMVFRLLLLIMA